TATGTCGAACGGCGGTCGACAAGGGGTATCAGCTGGTTCTGGCCACGAACCCCATTTTTCCTGAACAAGCCGTTCGCCACCGCATGGCGTGGGCGGGCATTGAGGACATTCCGTTCGACCTCGTCACCGTGATGGAAACATCGCACTTCTGTAAGCCCAATCCGAAGTATTATGTTGAAATCATGGACAAGCTCGGCGTTACGCCGTCGCAATGCATGATGTTTGGAAACGACATACAGGAGGATGGTGTCGCCGGAACCCTTGGGATGCAGACGTTTCTCGTGACAGACTGGCTGGTCGATCACGGCGCCCCCCACATTGCGTTCACCCACCAAGGTACCCTGGCGGACGTACGGACGTTTGTGCAGTCCTTGCCGGACATGGCCTGAGACTGACTGAGATTTTTTCGTCAAAAGGGTGAAAAGGCCGCCTGCTGGTGTCAGGCGGCCTTGTTTCCGAAGTTGCAGCATGCGCCGTGCGCTGCTGCCGGGTGTCGAATCATCACCGCACGATGACCGCGGCTCACACTCAGTTCGACAGCGTGAACTGGTCAGGTTTCGTCCAAGCGCTTTGCGTCATGCCGTTTCTGACCATGCCGTCGCTGCGGACATCAATCCAATACAGTGCAGCCACATGGTTTGACATATTGTCAGCATACTCCAGCGAAATGTAGGTCATCCCGTTGCTGTCCGTATGCGTGCCCTGCGGGATGGCGACCGCGTTTTTGTCCGTCTTCAGAAGGTTTTGGATGCCAGGAATTTGGTTGGCAATCCGAATCGCATCCGCAGCGGTGAAGGCGGACTCGCTGTCCGTCGCGCCACCCGGAGCGGTCGCGTTGGTTGTATCATTGGACGGACTCGATGGCGTGGAGGTGTTGGCAATCGTGTTGGCCGGTGGATTGGACGCAGCGTCAGAAGCGTTGTTCACGGTCTGATTTGCCGGCGTGTTCGAGCCCGCTGCAGGTGCGCTCGCGGGTGC
Above is a genomic segment from Alicyclobacillus cycloheptanicus containing:
- a CDS encoding HAD family hydrolase; its protein translation is MTTLLFDLDGTLLPLDLNTFLKGYFEALVPRIAHLVDRRKIVDQIMQATQAMMLNEDASFTNEEVFKASFFRIVDVPEEQIWPIFDAFYREAFGELRHLTQPSPISREICRTAVDKGYQLVLATNPIFPEQAVRHRMAWAGIEDIPFDLVTVMETSHFCKPNPKYYVEIMDKLGVTPSQCMMFGNDIQEDGVAGTLGMQTFLVTDWLVDHGAPHIAFTHQGTLADVRTFVQSLPDMA